From Cervus canadensis isolate Bull #8, Minnesota chromosome 28, ASM1932006v1, whole genome shotgun sequence, one genomic window encodes:
- the LOC122429820 gene encoding putative olfactory receptor 2B8, with the protein MFLKVMEQRNESSVTGFILLGFSDRLQLELVLFVVLLIFYIFTLLGNTTIIALSYLDPRLHTPMYFFLSNLSFLDMCYTTSIVPQFLVNLSGADKSISCGGCMVQMYMSLALGGTECLLLGVMAFDRYAAVCRPLHYTVTMHPRLCALLASASWITGFANSLLQTVLVFLLPRCGRNKLDHFFCEIPPFLKLACVDITVNVYVTFFAGVIMLLTPVALIMFSYGRIVRAVLRIKSTAGQRKAFGTCGSHLTVVSLFFGTAIYVYYQPSSNNSQDQDKFMSLFYTVIIPMTNPLIYTLRNKDVKGAMKKVLWKDSDSR; encoded by the coding sequence GATggaacagagaaatgaaagttCTGTCACTGGATTTATCTTACTGGGCTTCTCTGACAGGCTTCAACTTGAGCTAGTCCTCTTTGTGGTCCTTTTGATCTTCTACATCTTCACTTTGCTGGGAAACACAACCATCATTGCACTGTCCTACTTGGACCCACGTCTTCACACCCCTATGTACTTTTTCCTCTCTAACCTGAGCTTTCTGGACATGTGTTACACCACCAGCATTGTTCCCCAGTTCCTGGTTAATCTCAGTGGAGCAGACAAATCCATCTCCTGTGGTGGATGTATGGTTCAAATGTACATGTCTCTGGCGTTGGGAGGTACAGAATGTCTTCTCCTAGGAGTTATGGCATTTGACCGCTATGCCGCTGTTTGCAGGCCCCTTCACTACACGGTAACCATGCACCCCCGTCTGTGTGCCCTGCTGGCTTCCGCTTCATGGATCACTGGTTTTGCCAACTCCTTACTGCAGACAGTGCTTGTCTTCCTTTTACCTCGTTgtgggaggaataaattagaccACTTCTTTTGTGAGATCCCTCCATTTCTCAAACTTGCCTGTGTTGACATCACCGTGAATGTGTATGTGACCTTCTTTGCTGGTGTCATCATGCTTCTCACACCTGTTGCATTAATCATGTTCTCCTATGGTCGGATTGTGAGGGCGGTCTTAAGAATCAAGTCCACTGCAGGGCAGAGAAAAGCATTTGGCACGTGTGGATCCCACCTCACGGTGGTCTCCTTGTTCTTTGGCACAGCCATCTATGTGTATTATCAGCCCAGCAGCAACAACTCCCAGGATCAGGACAAGTTCATGTCTCTCTTCTACACTGTCATTATCCCCATGACCAACCCCCTCATATATACGCTGAGGAACAAGGATGTGAAGGGAGCGATGAAGAAGGTGCTTTGGAAGGACTCTGACTCCAGATGA